From Vallitalea longa, the proteins below share one genomic window:
- a CDS encoding ABC transporter ATP-binding protein: MINIKNISKQYHIKDNSTLEVLKNINFTFKHNHIYSLIGESGSGKSTLSRLLTYIEKPTKGEIYINNRELNGLSKKQLRRMRANVQMVLQNASSALDPRQKVYDIIAESIRNLTDIARNDEKKYIENMIEKVELPSKVLYSYPNELSGGQQKRVCIARAMSVSPQFIVFDESVSGLDVIVRKKVLDLLLRLQREYKSTYLFITHDIDVAIYMSRDILVMKDGNIIEHVSNLKSYKDFRHEYSKILIKSQLT; the protein is encoded by the coding sequence ATGATTAATATCAAGAATATATCAAAACAATATCATATAAAAGATAATAGTACACTTGAAGTATTAAAAAATATCAATTTTACTTTTAAACATAATCATATATATTCTCTTATAGGTGAAAGTGGCAGCGGAAAAAGTACATTGTCGAGATTACTTACATATATAGAAAAGCCTACAAAAGGAGAAATCTATATTAATAACAGAGAATTAAATGGTTTAAGCAAAAAACAATTACGCAGGATGAGAGCTAATGTACAGATGGTACTACAAAATGCTTCAAGCGCTCTGGATCCTAGGCAGAAAGTATACGACATAATAGCAGAATCCATAAGAAATTTAACAGATATTGCTAGAAATGATGAAAAAAAATATATAGAAAATATGATTGAGAAAGTTGAGCTTCCCAGTAAAGTTTTATATTCTTATCCAAATGAATTAAGTGGAGGACAGCAAAAAAGAGTTTGTATAGCTAGAGCTATGAGTGTATCACCCCAATTCATAGTTTTTGATGAATCTGTCAGCGGATTGGATGTAATAGTCAGAAAAAAAGTTTTGGATTTATTATTAAGATTACAAAGGGAGTATAAGAGTACATATCTTTTTATAACCCATGACATAGATGTTGCAATCTATATGTCTAGAGATATTTTAGTAATGAAAGATGGGAATATAATTGAACATGTATCAAATTTAAAATCATACAAAGATTTTAGGCATGAATACTCAAAAATACTAATAAAATCCCAATTGACTTAA
- a CDS encoding ABC transporter ATP-binding protein, translated as MNKKQSLLNNLFSLLKGERIKLFAGLILAIICSALSFVPYLAIYKIIYEYSQSGFNFSFIIYWAIISIVSVILKSLLLSIASLCTHLSAFNTMHKLRIKVIRYMSKLNLGFFNDNSQGEIKTALFDDIGRLENFIGHNLIELAQSFVVPIILFIILLIIQPIMAICILIPAVLGIFIPMKIMKGYPELTTEFANTISSVNTSVNEMVSGMPVLKMYHLSAKHFKKYTNSLSLYTTCLKKMAHKSCAPIAVTVVILDSAILFTLPIGGFLYINKMLSLGNYLLFILLSMCFFSAFFNLINIRMGIMELKSGLTHVQKILNLEPISEGTIILKKKDSYNVNFNNVSFSYSDTSVLKDVNLNIPAGSFTAFVGASGAGKTTAAQLIGRYFDVNQGEIRINDVNIKDLTTHSLMDTTAFVFQDIFIMDDTIFENIAMGSNADSSRVIEAAKGAMIHDFIMSLPKGYKTRLGDSEGIKLSGGQKQRIVIARAILKDSSIVIFDEATSFSDIENEHKIQLALSNLLKGKTTIMIAHRLHTIVNADNIVVFNEGKIAQQGTHNDLVNSRGIYSTMWNAYIHSSEKEAV; from the coding sequence TTTGTTTTCTTTATTAAAAGGCGAACGCATTAAACTTTTTGCAGGATTAATACTTGCGATAATATGTTCTGCATTATCATTTGTTCCATATCTGGCAATATACAAAATAATATATGAATATAGTCAAAGTGGATTTAATTTTTCATTTATCATATATTGGGCAATCATCAGTATTGTTTCCGTCATATTAAAATCTTTGCTATTATCAATTGCCAGCCTTTGTACCCATTTATCAGCATTTAACACAATGCATAAATTAAGAATCAAGGTAATCAGGTATATGTCAAAGTTGAATTTAGGTTTTTTTAATGATAACTCTCAAGGTGAAATTAAAACCGCTCTATTTGATGATATTGGAAGATTAGAAAATTTTATAGGTCATAATCTTATTGAATTAGCACAATCCTTTGTTGTACCAATCATATTATTTATCATACTGCTCATTATCCAACCCATAATGGCAATATGCATATTGATACCAGCTGTTCTAGGAATTTTTATCCCAATGAAAATTATGAAAGGGTATCCAGAACTAACAACAGAATTCGCTAATACCATATCTTCTGTTAATACATCAGTCAATGAAATGGTATCAGGCATGCCGGTACTTAAAATGTACCATCTATCTGCAAAACATTTCAAAAAATATACTAATTCATTATCACTATATACAACTTGTCTCAAAAAAATGGCACATAAATCTTGCGCTCCTATAGCAGTTACTGTTGTTATACTCGATTCTGCTATTTTATTTACATTGCCTATAGGTGGATTTTTGTACATTAATAAAATGCTTTCACTTGGTAATTATCTTCTTTTTATATTGTTATCAATGTGTTTCTTTAGCGCTTTCTTCAATCTTATAAATATAAGAATGGGAATTATGGAGTTAAAAAGTGGACTGACCCATGTTCAAAAAATACTTAACCTAGAGCCTATATCCGAAGGAACTATAATACTTAAAAAGAAAGATAGTTATAATGTCAACTTTAATAACGTATCTTTTTCTTACTCTGATACATCGGTACTTAAGGATGTTAACCTTAACATACCAGCTGGTAGCTTTACAGCATTTGTAGGTGCATCAGGCGCAGGCAAAACCACAGCTGCGCAATTGATTGGAAGATACTTTGATGTTAATCAAGGTGAGATAAGAATTAATGATGTTAATATAAAAGATTTGACTACACATTCCCTGATGGATACTACTGCTTTTGTATTCCAAGATATATTCATAATGGATGATACTATATTTGAAAATATCGCAATGGGTAGTAATGCTGATTCTTCCAGAGTTATAGAAGCCGCCAAAGGAGCTATGATTCATGATTTTATTATGAGTCTACCCAAAGGATATAAGACTCGATTAGGAGATTCTGAAGGAATAAAACTTTCTGGAGGTCAAAAGCAACGAATCGTTATAGCACGTGCTATTCTAAAAGACTCCTCAATAGTTATTTTTGATGAAGCTACTTCATTCTCAGATATAGAGAATGAACATAAAATTCAACTTGCTCTATCTAATCTATTGAAAGGCAAGACAACAATAATGATAGCTCATAGACTTCACACAATAGTTAATGCTGATAACATTGTTGTATTTAATGAAGGTAAGATTGCCCAACAAGGCACACATAATGATTTAGTAAATTCTAGAGGAATCTATAGTACTATGTGGAATGCTTATATACACTCATCAGAAAAGGAGGCTGTCTAG
- a CDS encoding MATE family efflux transporter, which yields MSNKNNRIHLMSEGNITESLFKLGIPMVVSMLVIALYNVVDTYFVSELGISQVGAVTVAFPISLIFSGIGLTFGTGGGSYISRLLGSKDTKKANEVASTALFSALIIGIIIVISIFIFLGPVLLFMGATETILPFAKSYASIFIISMLFSTVNVATGNLAVAQGAANISLTAMISGSVLNMILDPLFIYTFNLGVEGAALATLLSQIVTSLIYIKFFVSGKSFLKISLSNFTPRKNTYIQIIKIGISMLLLQLLCSLSMSLISRAAKAYDDQAIAAIGIVLRIITLGTNVVFGFMKGFQPIAGYNYGAKNFGRLKDATKTTIKWTTIFCITWTAITFIFAKPIISIFSTDAEVIRIGVKALRANTIMFFTFGFQFTYSTLYLAIGRAVSGGILNIGRQGVFFIPVILIMPSLLGLNGIIYSQAVADILTSVVTVVFAIKIEREFHQIVSEDKVELKTRVV from the coding sequence ATGAGTAATAAAAATAATAGAATTCATCTAATGAGTGAAGGTAATATTACTGAATCTTTATTCAAACTGGGTATACCAATGGTTGTCAGTATGCTTGTTATTGCATTATACAACGTAGTTGACACTTATTTTGTATCAGAACTTGGCATAAGTCAAGTAGGGGCTGTCACAGTAGCCTTTCCAATATCTTTGATTTTCTCAGGTATTGGACTTACTTTTGGAACAGGGGGAGGTTCATATATATCTAGGCTACTTGGCTCCAAAGATACGAAAAAAGCTAATGAAGTAGCATCAACTGCATTATTTAGCGCTTTAATAATAGGCATAATAATAGTTATTTCAATTTTTATTTTCTTAGGTCCCGTACTGTTATTTATGGGAGCTACAGAAACAATATTACCTTTTGCCAAGAGTTATGCATCAATATTCATAATCAGTATGCTATTCAGCACTGTCAATGTTGCTACCGGTAACCTAGCCGTTGCCCAAGGTGCTGCTAATATTTCATTGACTGCAATGATTAGTGGTTCCGTCCTTAATATGATCCTAGACCCATTATTTATATATACATTTAATCTAGGTGTTGAAGGAGCCGCATTAGCTACTTTACTTTCTCAGATAGTGACATCACTTATTTATATAAAATTCTTCGTAAGCGGTAAAAGCTTCTTGAAAATTTCATTATCCAATTTTACCCCTAGAAAAAATACTTATATACAGATAATTAAGATAGGTATTTCAATGCTGCTTTTACAACTTCTATGCAGCTTATCCATGAGCTTAATATCTAGAGCAGCTAAAGCTTATGACGACCAAGCTATTGCTGCAATAGGAATTGTTCTTAGAATAATCACTCTCGGTACTAATGTGGTTTTTGGATTCATGAAAGGTTTTCAACCTATTGCAGGATATAATTATGGTGCTAAGAATTTTGGCAGATTGAAAGATGCTACAAAAACTACTATAAAATGGACAACGATATTTTGCATTACATGGACTGCCATCACTTTTATATTTGCAAAACCCATTATATCAATATTCAGTACAGATGCAGAGGTTATACGTATTGGTGTAAAAGCGTTGAGAGCTAATACAATAATGTTCTTCACTTTTGGATTCCAGTTCACATATTCAACATTGTATTTAGCTATTGGTAGAGCTGTATCCGGCGGAATACTTAATATCGGAAGGCAAGGTGTATTCTTCATACCAGTAATATTGATTATGCCATCTTTACTGGGTCTTAATGGAATTATATATTCTCAGGCTGTAGCAGATATTCTGACAAGTGTAGTTACTGTTGTTTTTGCTATTAAGATAGAGAGGGAGTTTCATCAGATTGTTAGTGAAGATAAAGTTGAGTTGAAGACTAGGGTTGTTTGA
- a CDS encoding ABC transporter permease, whose translation MAKKIINNRQAMIGMTMIIIVVSLGILAPLIAPNDPNEINTVMKFAPSSGKYPLGTDQLGRCLFSRLVYGARYSLGIAFPTLLILATISMILGTFTAYLGGLLDRIFSVICNIFMAFPPIVVVLSLAGLMGEGIFNIIISVVLSMWVWHVKVIRSYVLMEKAKDYVIAAKIAGCSNLKIILNHILPNVLPVMIVYFSTSIAALILMVSGYSFLGIGIGSDIPEWGSMLSSAKSFVSKPKLIFYPGFSILFTAAGFNLFGEALRDIVTPEEV comes from the coding sequence ATGGCTAAGAAGATAATAAATAATAGGCAGGCTATGATCGGCATGACTATGATAATAATAGTTGTTTCATTAGGAATACTAGCTCCGTTAATTGCACCTAATGATCCAAATGAAATTAATACAGTAATGAAATTTGCTCCTTCTAGTGGCAAGTATCCTCTAGGTACAGATCAATTAGGCAGATGTTTGTTTTCTAGACTAGTATATGGAGCTAGATATTCATTAGGGATTGCATTTCCAACACTATTGATTTTAGCAACTATAAGTATGATACTTGGTACATTCACTGCATATCTAGGAGGACTACTTGATAGAATTTTTTCAGTCATATGCAATATTTTTATGGCTTTTCCTCCCATTGTTGTTGTTTTATCCCTAGCAGGTCTAATGGGAGAAGGAATTTTCAATATAATTATTTCCGTTGTATTATCCATGTGGGTTTGGCATGTAAAGGTAATCAGAAGTTACGTTCTCATGGAAAAAGCTAAGGATTATGTTATAGCTGCAAAAATTGCTGGTTGTAGTAATCTAAAAATAATATTAAATCATATATTACCCAATGTATTACCCGTTATGATTGTTTATTTTAGTACGAGTATAGCTGCTCTAATTCTAATGGTATCTGGATATTCATTTCTAGGTATTGGAATTGGTTCTGATATTCCAGAGTGGGGTTCAATGCTTAGTAGTGCTAAATCTTTTGTTTCTAAACCTAAACTGATATTTTACCCAGGTTTTAGTATTCTATTTACTGCTGCTGGTTTTAATCTTTTTGGAGAGGCGCTTAGAGACATAGTAACGCCAGAAGAGGTGTAA
- a CDS encoding ABC transporter ATP-binding protein, producing MLKTISWLLKDNKKKLYLPIFLTIIDAIGSMALYFILYLTVVELLNDTLTESKIIIYTVICAASVVYRIIIYRKGYLLCFTRGFDVAHDVRVNLGEHICDLNLGYFNKNSIGHLMNTLTNDIASFEGVLSHALPFCIKTITLVVLIIIGTFFINWQLALSQCLVILISFPILHWSNRLVKKYGKEKRSLGSRMISVVIEYIKGFKVFKSHNLTDTHFERLIDTLEDTRKLSIKTEYKMAIPNCMYVIIVSFLTPLIILLGSYMVSGNELTAESFVAFMIMSLALSALLISFEHYYIMLNDLKLATSNLKTTFNYKPLSFTDSDFTLDNYKVSFRNVDFSYESGKEVLHNINFDAKEKSITALVGPSGAGKSTIANLIARFWDPTKGSIEIGDRDIKDLNPDQLLRYISAVFQENILLNDTILNNIKIGRPDATYNEIIEAAKLANCHSFITKLPDSYDTMVAQGGASLSGGEKQRIAIARAIIKNAPILLLDESTASLDPDNEAKINNALDRLMNDKTVFVIAHRLNTIRNAHQIILLNDGKVEEIGNHKYLMKQKGHYYRMVKEQEAASEWIVKGDAIYE from the coding sequence ATGTTAAAAACAATAAGTTGGCTGTTAAAAGACAATAAGAAAAAGCTTTATCTTCCTATCTTTCTAACTATCATAGATGCTATAGGCAGTATGGCATTATATTTCATTTTGTACTTGACAGTTGTAGAATTACTTAATGATACTCTAACTGAATCTAAAATCATAATATACACAGTAATATGTGCTGCAAGCGTAGTCTATCGAATTATTATATACCGCAAAGGTTATTTATTATGTTTTACAAGAGGTTTTGATGTTGCTCATGACGTTCGTGTTAATCTAGGTGAACATATATGTGATCTTAACCTGGGATATTTTAATAAAAACAGTATAGGGCATTTGATGAATACTCTTACTAATGATATCGCTAGTTTTGAAGGGGTTCTATCCCACGCTTTACCTTTTTGCATAAAAACAATCACATTGGTTGTTCTAATTATCATAGGTACATTTTTCATTAACTGGCAACTAGCCTTATCACAATGTTTAGTAATATTGATTTCTTTCCCTATACTCCATTGGAGTAATCGACTAGTTAAAAAATATGGAAAAGAAAAGCGCAGTCTCGGTTCACGTATGATTTCAGTTGTAATTGAGTATATAAAAGGATTCAAAGTATTCAAGTCTCATAATTTGACAGATACACACTTTGAACGCTTGATTGATACTCTAGAAGATACAAGAAAATTAAGTATAAAGACAGAATATAAGATGGCAATACCTAATTGTATGTATGTAATCATCGTTAGTTTTTTGACTCCATTAATAATATTATTAGGTAGTTATATGGTATCAGGAAATGAACTGACAGCTGAATCCTTTGTTGCATTCATGATAATGAGTCTAGCCCTTTCAGCTCTCCTTATATCTTTTGAACACTATTATATAATGTTAAATGATTTGAAGCTTGCAACTAGTAATCTAAAGACTACATTTAATTATAAACCTCTTTCATTTACAGATAGCGATTTTACATTAGATAATTATAAAGTATCTTTTAGAAATGTAGATTTCTCATATGAATCTGGAAAAGAAGTGCTTCATAATATTAACTTTGATGCAAAAGAAAAAAGCATAACCGCTCTAGTAGGACCATCAGGAGCAGGAAAATCAACCATAGCTAATCTTATAGCACGTTTTTGGGATCCTACAAAAGGTTCAATAGAAATTGGTGACAGGGATATAAAAGATCTTAATCCAGACCAACTTCTCCGTTATATCAGTGCAGTTTTCCAAGAAAATATATTACTTAATGATACAATCCTTAATAATATCAAAATCGGTAGACCTGACGCTACATACAATGAAATCATTGAAGCAGCTAAACTCGCTAACTGTCATAGTTTTATCACTAAGTTACCAGATAGCTATGATACTATGGTAGCTCAAGGTGGAGCTTCTCTATCAGGTGGAGAGAAACAGCGTATAGCTATTGCAAGAGCTATTATTAAAAATGCACCGATCCTGTTATTAGACGAATCAACCGCTTCCCTTGATCCAGATAATGAAGCCAAAATCAACAATGCCTTAGACAGGTTGATGAACGATAAAACTGTCTTTGTTATAGCTCATAGACTAAATACAATACGCAACGCTCATCAGATAATCCTATTGAATGATGGAAAAGTTGAAGAAATAGGCAATCATAAATATCTTATGAAACAGAAAGGCCATTACTACAGAATGGTTAAAGAACAAGAAGCCGCAAGTGAATGGATTGTGAAAGGGGATGCTATATATGAGTAA
- a CDS encoding DUF5071 domain-containing protein, with translation MNKSEANRLIDDLDWNATPEETENAMERLVNLDDDKLYLLLQPRYDKRYWYNAAIVISKIGYPRIESIIPGLLRWLQDMNWPGALKVVETLQKVDRNVLIYYIEQALTKAKATNDTLWITWIKEELIEPLEIGIEDFITKSNYRILQLSEW, from the coding sequence ATGAATAAGTCAGAAGCTAATAGACTCATAGATGATCTTGATTGGAATGCGACACCAGAAGAAACAGAAAATGCCATGGAGAGACTAGTTAATCTAGATGATGATAAATTATATCTATTATTGCAACCTAGGTACGATAAACGTTATTGGTACAATGCAGCTATAGTAATAAGTAAAATCGGATATCCTAGAATTGAATCAATCATTCCAGGATTATTGAGGTGGTTGCAAGATATGAATTGGCCAGGAGCACTTAAGGTAGTTGAAACATTACAAAAAGTGGATAGAAATGTATTAATATATTATATAGAACAAGCTCTAACGAAAGCCAAAGCTACAAATGATACATTATGGATTACGTGGATAAAAGAAGAGTTGATAGAGCCACTGGAAATAGGTATTGAAGATTTTATCACCAAAAGTAATTATAGAATTCTACAATTATCAGAGTGGTAA
- a CDS encoding ABC transporter substrate-binding protein: MKLLKKMSTTILSIILCITLIAGCTSTKETSNNSKKDITLCESWNFDTGFFTVLSPNNIGNNYGPLNYLCNFYETLVQYEDGEIVPGLADTWEISHDGLTYTFHLKKDIKFSDGEDFNAEVVKLNLDNIPKMLGDFNGAYGATTTLIKEIKAVDEYTVEVNLMSPYYGALQDFTLLLPMGMMSPNAYNEDGTLSDITKTKTLGTGPYMYDGQKDGETYVFIRNEEYNRKQPDVDSFRVKVIPDNDAKILALRSGEIDAIIGSPNISYDSFNELSSNDDYKAKVSDAIVQTRLMGFNLSKEPFEEKSVRLAINHAINKDEISKNLFYGIEEKAEGVLDKSLPYCDVSVEQYDYNQDKANNILEDAGWIDTDGDGFREKDGVRLEGEIVYISGMAMIEDLSLSVAHYLKGIGIDVKVKGMEMMAQFGVIASGDFTMAMQVTNPIPYDPYLFMTRVNPEPLRDNLLAQGLKHIDNASEILNNLTCMTDENKIQETYDFVLKEINKNGAIIPLTNVKSLTVFNKDVIDDYKFFGHPDLPNVANISLK, translated from the coding sequence ATGAAATTATTAAAGAAAATGAGTACTACTATTTTAAGTATCATCTTATGTATCACATTAATAGCGGGATGCACATCAACCAAGGAAACTTCTAATAACAGTAAAAAAGATATTACTTTGTGTGAAAGCTGGAACTTTGATACAGGTTTTTTCACTGTACTGTCACCTAACAATATTGGCAATAATTATGGTCCCTTGAATTATTTGTGTAATTTCTATGAAACTTTAGTACAGTATGAAGATGGAGAAATTGTACCAGGATTAGCTGATACTTGGGAAATTTCCCATGATGGTCTTACGTATACTTTCCATTTGAAAAAAGACATTAAGTTCTCAGATGGAGAAGATTTCAATGCAGAGGTTGTTAAACTTAATTTAGATAATATCCCTAAAATGTTAGGTGATTTTAATGGTGCTTATGGTGCTACAACAACACTAATAAAAGAAATCAAAGCAGTAGATGAATATACAGTTGAAGTTAATCTAATGTCACCATACTACGGAGCTTTACAAGATTTCACATTGCTATTACCTATGGGTATGATGTCACCAAATGCATATAATGAAGATGGTACTCTAAGCGATATAACTAAGACAAAGACATTGGGTACAGGACCATATATGTATGATGGACAAAAAGATGGTGAGACTTATGTATTCATAAGAAATGAAGAATATAATAGAAAACAACCAGATGTAGATAGCTTCCGTGTTAAGGTCATTCCAGATAATGATGCGAAAATACTAGCTCTAAGAAGTGGTGAAATAGATGCAATAATAGGTTCACCTAACATTTCTTATGATTCTTTTAACGAACTATCAAGTAATGATGATTATAAAGCTAAAGTATCAGATGCGATAGTACAGACAAGGCTAATGGGATTCAATCTTTCAAAAGAACCATTTGAAGAAAAGTCTGTTCGTTTAGCAATTAATCATGCAATTAATAAAGATGAGATCAGTAAGAATTTATTCTATGGTATAGAAGAAAAAGCTGAGGGAGTGTTGGATAAATCCCTTCCATATTGTGATGTTTCTGTAGAACAATATGATTATAATCAAGACAAAGCAAATAATATTCTTGAAGATGCTGGATGGATTGATACAGATGGGGATGGATTCAGAGAAAAAGATGGAGTGAGATTAGAAGGGGAAATAGTCTATATTAGTGGTATGGCTATGATAGAGGATTTGAGTCTTTCTGTGGCTCATTATTTAAAAGGAATTGGTATAGATGTTAAGGTGAAAGGTATGGAAATGATGGCTCAATTTGGCGTTATAGCAAGTGGAGATTTCACTATGGCAATGCAGGTTACCAATCCAATTCCATACGATCCTTATTTATTCATGACTAGGGTTAATCCTGAACCATTAAGAGATAATCTGTTGGCTCAGGGATTGAAGCATATAGATAATGCCAGCGAGATACTTAATAATCTTACTTGTATGACTGATGAAAATAAGATACAGGAAACATATGACTTCGTCTTAAAAGAGATTAATAAAAACGGTGCAATTATTCCACTAACCAATGTTAAGAGTCTAACCGTATTTAATAAAGATGTAATAGACGATTACAAGTTTTTCGGACATCCTGATCTACCAAATGTTGCAAATATTAGTTTGAAGTAG
- a CDS encoding ABC transporter permease, whose product MIKRFLELIIILIGVSILSFSFSNISSIDPAEAFTRRSIVNPSEEQINEIRHKMGYDKPMYMQYMHWFKKCLKGNFGTSLVTQNPVLKDITDKLIATLTIVGMAFIWIVLFTVLLSVLTAVKKDSIADHIIRVITILGISLPSFWLGFLLLTLFAITFPIFKVVDYGGIRSIILPSITLAVPIISSCVRVLRATILSNLSKDYVLYATARGIPMKKIITRHVLKNALPPTVTLFFQNIGFMIGGSAIVESVFSWPGLGNYFVNAILGRDLPAINGCVLIIAMIFVICNLIAEVINIILNPHMKNSRKVENYG is encoded by the coding sequence ATGATTAAAAGATTTTTAGAATTAATTATTATATTAATTGGTGTAAGTATTCTATCTTTCAGTTTTTCCAATATATCTTCTATTGACCCTGCTGAGGCATTTACCAGAAGAAGTATCGTGAATCCTTCAGAAGAGCAGATTAATGAAATAAGGCATAAAATGGGTTATGACAAGCCAATGTATATGCAATATATGCATTGGTTTAAAAAATGTCTAAAAGGAAATTTTGGCACTTCATTAGTAACACAAAATCCTGTTCTAAAAGATATAACTGATAAATTAATAGCAACACTAACTATAGTAGGAATGGCTTTTATATGGATAGTTTTATTTACTGTCTTGTTAAGTGTATTAACTGCTGTTAAAAAAGATAGTATAGCTGACCATATTATTAGAGTAATTACTATTTTGGGTATCTCTCTTCCTAGTTTTTGGTTAGGATTTTTGCTGCTTACTTTGTTTGCAATAACATTTCCGATTTTTAAAGTAGTTGATTATGGAGGAATACGAAGTATAATTCTGCCGTCCATAACTCTAGCGGTACCAATAATCTCATCTTGTGTTAGAGTTCTGAGGGCAACTATATTGAGTAACCTTAGTAAAGATTATGTTCTATATGCAACAGCAAGAGGTATACCAATGAAAAAAATAATTACAAGACATGTGCTAAAAAATGCATTGCCACCAACGGTAACATTATTTTTTCAGAATATAGGATTTATGATTGGAGGAAGTGCCATTGTAGAGAGTGTATTCTCATGGCCGGGGCTAGGAAATTATTTTGTGAATGCAATATTAGGTAGGGATTTACCTGCTATAAACGGGTGTGTACTTATTATCGCAATGATTTTTGTTATTTGTAATCTTATTGCTGAGGTTATCAACATTATATTAAATCCCCATATGAAAAATAGCAGAAAGGTAGAGAATTATGGCTAA
- a CDS encoding ABC transporter ATP-binding protein, whose protein sequence is MNNNILEVKELNISLQDDTSIVRNINFNVKTNRILGIIGESGSGKTMISKSIMRLLNTKKFHITGQVLFDGQDIYNISRKDMGKIRGRKLSLILQNPMTAFDPMSKIGSQLIETLRVHFNITKKEAYHKAIGTLRKMNIGREEEIMDNYPFTLSGGMLQRIMIALTIMLESRLIIADEVTTAIDAFNKTKILEEFKKLKGRGITMMVITHDFRVISALADDIIVLKKGEIIESGNTYDIFNNPKHGYTRKLIEATNLIETTNLIGELA, encoded by the coding sequence ATGAATAATAATATATTAGAAGTTAAAGAATTGAACATATCATTGCAAGATGATACATCTATTGTAAGAAATATTAATTTTAATGTTAAGACAAATAGAATACTAGGAATAATTGGCGAAAGCGGAAGTGGCAAAACTATGATATCAAAATCAATTATGAGGCTATTGAACACTAAGAAATTTCATATAACCGGTCAGGTGCTATTTGATGGTCAAGATATCTATAATATCTCCAGAAAAGACATGGGTAAGATTAGAGGTAGGAAATTATCACTTATATTGCAAAATCCTATGACTGCCTTTGATCCTATGAGTAAAATTGGTTCTCAATTAATAGAAACATTGAGAGTCCATTTTAATATAACAAAAAAAGAAGCATACCATAAAGCTATTGGTACTCTGAGAAAAATGAATATTGGCAGAGAAGAAGAAATAATGGATAATTATCCTTTTACACTAAGTGGAGGCATGTTACAACGAATAATGATTGCTCTAACTATTATGCTTGAAAGTAGATTAATCATTGCTGATGAAGTTACTACAGCAATTGATGCTTTTAATAAAACAAAGATTTTGGAAGAATTCAAAAAACTAAAAGGAAGAGGTATTACCATGATGGTCATCACTCATGATTTTAGAGTTATATCTGCCTTAGCTGACGATATCATAGTATTAAAAAAAGGTGAAATCATTGAAAGTGGAAATACATATGATATATTTAATAATCCTAAGCATGGGTATACAAGAAAATTGATAGAAGCAACTAATTTAATAGAAACAACTAATTTGATTGGAGAACTAGCATGA